The DNA window GCGGAGCGGATAGCGCGCGCTGCACAGCACGACCTCGGGGCGCGGCCACGGCTGCGCCCTGGGGCTTCCCCCGCTTCGTCAACCTGTCCCGGAGGTTTCCCGTGAGGAAGCGTCTCGCCCTCGTCACCGCCGAGCCGACCGCTGCCGACCTGGCCGCGATCGAGGCGGAGTGGCCGCTGATCGCGGCCGAACTCGACCTGTTGGACGCCGAAATCAGGCTCATCTACGCCGAGGACCACGGCGGCCCGACCGTGCTGGACTGGCGGCGGCTGCGCCGGGCCGAGGCCGGTGTTACCCGCGCCGCCGCCGAGCTGGCCGACCGCACCGCCGACCCGCGCCGCGTCGCCTGATGTCGCGCATCCGCGCCGCCTACTGGGATCCGGACGGGGCGCGGTACGGCATCCCCACCTACTGGTGGCGAGGTGCCCCGCCCGGCTACGCCACCCGCCGGCAACTGCGCGCCGCTGGCCTACGGCCCGGTGGTCAGCCGATCGCCGCCCAAGTGCTGTGGCGCGGTGTCGGCGGTACCCGCGCCGCTTACCTGTACCGGGTCGACCTGGCCCGGCCGAAGCGCACCGCCACCCCCGCCCAACGCGCCGCCATCGGCAAGGCGTTGGCCGCCCGCCGGAAGTGCCCGACCTGCGGCACGGTCCGGCCCTACTACATCCCGCGCTCGCTGGGCGAATGCCTCGCGTGCGCCTACCCGCTGGAGGACGCAGCATGAGCGCGCACACCTTCACCCACCCATCCGTCCTGGCCGGCATCGCGGCCGGGGCGAGTTGGGCCGACCCGGAGATGGTCCCGACCCGTATCGACTGGGCGCGGCGGCAGGCCCGCGCCGCGATCCCGTTCGACGTGATCGATGGTCGGCCGGTCAACCCCTGCGAGCGGACCGCCGTCCGCTACGGCCGTAACGAACTCGGCCACTGGGGCGAGCAGCTTTGCGCGGATGCCCTGGTCATCGCCACGGACGCCATCGGCCATCGGTACGTCTTGATGGTCGAGCGTGGCGATGGGCACGGATGGGCGCTGCCCGGCGGCTACGTCGACCCGGGTGAGGAC is part of the Micromonospora olivasterospora genome and encodes:
- a CDS encoding DUF6284 family protein, with protein sequence MRKRLALVTAEPTAADLAAIEAEWPLIAAELDLLDAEIRLIYAEDHGGPTVLDWRRLRRAEAGVTRAAAELADRTADPRRVA
- a CDS encoding RRQRL motif-containing zinc-binding protein, whose amino-acid sequence is MSRIRAAYWDPDGARYGIPTYWWRGAPPGYATRRQLRAAGLRPGGQPIAAQVLWRGVGGTRAAYLYRVDLARPKRTATPAQRAAIGKALAARRKCPTCGTVRPYYIPRSLGECLACAYPLEDAA
- a CDS encoding NUDIX domain-containing protein, which produces MSAHTFTHPSVLAGIAAGASWADPEMVPTRIDWARRQARAAIPFDVIDGRPVNPCERTAVRYGRNELGHWGEQLCADALVIATDAIGHRYVLMVERGDGHGWALPGGYVDPGEDPTDAAVRELAEETGLTVNPTDPWVTTLPARYVPDPRASDEAWMVTVATRFDLGTFPDWSQMPKVTGADDARRAAWVFADTYFELRRELACTYAGTVFRAHRALLADVLAAR